A window from Mycolicibacterium tokaiense encodes these proteins:
- a CDS encoding transketolase, which yields MTAVLSTSQKVREAAYRIRCNALHMGEVQGQGYVGQALGAADMLAVVYAHQLRYRADDPHWQGRDRFLLSTGHYAIGLYAALAEAGIIDVEELETYGSDDSRLPMSGMASYTPGMEISGGSLGHGLTVAVGMALGLRHQGNGARVINFLSDGELDEGSTWEAAMGASHHALSNLIAMVDINALQADGPTAGVLRTEPVADKWTACGWFAQRVDGNDVDALLAAFDAANDADVPAVILCDTRIGRGVPLLENREKAHFMRIEEDEWAICREQLRTGFEGVSA from the coding sequence ATGACCGCGGTGCTGAGTACCTCCCAGAAAGTCCGGGAAGCGGCCTACCGCATCCGCTGTAACGCGCTGCACATGGGCGAGGTGCAGGGGCAGGGCTACGTCGGCCAGGCGCTGGGCGCCGCGGACATGCTGGCCGTGGTGTACGCCCACCAACTGCGGTACCGCGCCGACGATCCGCACTGGCAGGGCCGCGACCGGTTCCTACTCTCCACCGGGCACTACGCCATCGGCCTCTATGCTGCGCTCGCCGAGGCCGGCATCATCGACGTCGAGGAGCTGGAGACCTACGGCTCCGATGACTCCCGGCTGCCAATGTCCGGAATGGCGAGCTACACACCGGGAATGGAGATCTCCGGCGGATCGCTGGGGCACGGTCTGACCGTCGCGGTGGGGATGGCCCTGGGCCTGCGGCACCAGGGCAACGGCGCGCGGGTGATCAACTTCCTGTCCGACGGCGAACTCGACGAGGGCTCGACGTGGGAGGCCGCCATGGGTGCGTCGCACCACGCGCTGTCGAATCTCATTGCCATGGTCGACATCAACGCCCTGCAGGCCGACGGCCCCACTGCCGGGGTGCTGCGCACCGAACCGGTCGCCGACAAGTGGACGGCTTGCGGCTGGTTCGCCCAGCGTGTCGACGGCAACGACGTCGACGCCCTGCTGGCCGCGTTCGACGCGGCCAACGATGCCGACGTCCCGGCAGTCATCCTGTGCGACACCAGGATCGGACGCGGTGTGCCACTGCTGGAGAACCGGGAGAAGGCGCACTTCATGCGCATCGAGGAAGACGAGTGGGCGATCTGCCGCGAGCAGCTCCGCACCGGTTTCGAAGGAGTATCCGCATGA
- a CDS encoding MFS transporter encodes MSDDALKMRGPVHGTPEAKRVAVGSGVGAVIETYDFIGFGTAAALYFGTAFFPSASPLAGTLAAFATLGVGFLARPLGGVIGGHLGDKVGRKPVLVASLIIMGLATFAVGLLPTYAAVGILAPVLLVTVRIIQGLAFGAEWGGAILMCYEHAPWKKKGQYTGIVQAGFPVGLLLANLTFLVSVHLPGDWAWRVPFLASMILVIVGLVIRAKVPESPVFEEVRESGSIVKSPIAEVLKTDWRNILRGIGLRIAETAGYAVSITYMISYLKSTGLASASQTLTALCIASALGIFATFGWATLTDKIGRRPVYIAVTAFGIPFGILMFTMVNTGQMFLYIASFAIAYGVCQNALAGAQGGWFPELFNANTRSSGASLAYQISAIASGFTPFVTTLLFEAFGWWGPAVLFSTYMAIGLWAALSTRETWGPRERQLAAEAEARTPAPQSAIA; translated from the coding sequence ATGAGCGACGACGCTCTGAAGATGCGCGGCCCGGTGCACGGCACGCCGGAAGCCAAACGAGTTGCCGTCGGATCCGGCGTCGGCGCCGTGATCGAGACCTACGACTTCATCGGTTTCGGAACCGCCGCGGCGCTGTACTTCGGCACCGCCTTCTTCCCCTCCGCCTCGCCGCTGGCCGGCACGCTGGCCGCGTTCGCCACCCTGGGTGTGGGCTTCCTGGCCCGTCCGCTCGGCGGCGTCATCGGCGGCCACCTGGGCGACAAGGTGGGACGCAAGCCGGTCCTGGTCGCCTCGCTGATCATCATGGGCCTGGCCACGTTCGCCGTCGGCTTGCTGCCCACCTACGCTGCCGTCGGGATCCTGGCCCCGGTGCTGCTGGTCACCGTCCGCATCATCCAGGGCCTGGCCTTCGGCGCGGAGTGGGGCGGCGCCATCCTGATGTGTTACGAGCACGCGCCGTGGAAGAAGAAGGGCCAGTACACCGGCATCGTGCAGGCCGGCTTCCCGGTCGGCCTGCTGCTGGCCAACCTCACCTTCCTGGTCAGCGTGCACCTGCCCGGTGACTGGGCGTGGCGGGTGCCGTTCCTGGCCAGCATGATCCTGGTGATCGTCGGCCTCGTGATCCGCGCCAAGGTGCCCGAGTCGCCGGTGTTCGAAGAGGTCAGGGAATCCGGCAGCATCGTGAAGTCACCCATCGCCGAGGTGCTCAAGACCGACTGGCGAAATATTCTGCGCGGCATCGGTCTTCGCATCGCCGAGACCGCCGGTTACGCCGTCTCGATCACCTACATGATCTCCTACCTGAAGAGCACCGGACTGGCCAGCGCCAGCCAGACGCTGACAGCGCTGTGCATCGCGTCCGCACTCGGCATCTTCGCCACGTTCGGCTGGGCCACCCTCACCGACAAGATCGGCCGCAGGCCCGTCTACATCGCGGTCACCGCCTTCGGTATCCCATTCGGCATCCTCATGTTCACGATGGTGAACACCGGGCAGATGTTTCTCTACATCGCGAGCTTCGCCATCGCCTACGGCGTCTGCCAGAACGCCCTCGCCGGTGCCCAGGGCGGCTGGTTCCCCGAGCTATTCAACGCCAACACCCGATCCTCCGGCGCCTCACTGGCCTACCAGATCTCGGCCATCGCCTCCGGATTCACCCCCTTCGTCACCACCCTGCTCTTCGAGGCGTTCGGCTGGTGGGGCCCGGCGGTGCTGTTCAGCACCTACATGGCGATCGGGCTGTGGGCCGCGCTGTCCACCCGCGAAACCTGGGGCCCGCGTGAGCGTCAGCTGGCCGCCGAAGCCGAGGCCCGCACCCCCGCCCCGCAGAGCGCGATCGCATGA
- a CDS encoding sugar phosphate isomerase/epimerase family protein — protein sequence MSCPTTTFDSRLGCSTISFRHQALATALATIADLGFEEIDLGALPGVCDHVPYVLDEAAVADVAATVAASGLRVRSINGDIGDLNTPLADGPRADRQRHLMMLVELAVATGSRALVLPCGALEHEPVRTLADDLDLVAAELTAAAQMAADRGVELWTESLHYYRLCYDIERAQQLSDRLPEQVGIVMDFSHIVASGADPGEFVRRFGPRITHVHIRDAVAGNINLSVGNGAVDFGFGLKTLAHAGYQGHFSLELETRDITHDERPAAAARAGRFITESI from the coding sequence ATGTCCTGCCCCACCACAACCTTCGACAGCCGGCTCGGCTGCTCCACGATCAGCTTCCGGCACCAGGCCCTGGCCACCGCGCTGGCCACCATCGCCGATCTCGGTTTCGAGGAGATCGACCTGGGCGCCCTGCCCGGCGTGTGCGACCACGTCCCCTACGTCCTCGACGAGGCGGCCGTGGCCGACGTTGCCGCCACCGTGGCGGCCTCCGGACTCCGGGTACGGTCCATCAACGGCGACATCGGCGACCTGAACACACCGCTGGCTGACGGTCCGCGCGCCGACCGTCAGCGCCATCTGATGATGCTCGTCGAGCTCGCCGTCGCCACCGGCTCACGGGCGCTGGTCCTGCCTTGCGGTGCACTGGAACACGAACCGGTGCGCACCCTGGCCGACGACCTGGACCTGGTGGCCGCCGAACTGACCGCCGCCGCACAGATGGCAGCAGACCGCGGGGTCGAGCTGTGGACCGAGTCCCTGCACTACTACCGCCTCTGCTACGACATCGAACGCGCACAACAGCTTTCCGACCGGCTGCCCGAGCAGGTGGGCATCGTGATGGACTTCAGCCACATCGTCGCTTCCGGCGCCGACCCCGGCGAGTTCGTCCGCCGCTTCGGCCCCCGCATCACCCACGTGCACATCCGCGACGCCGTGGCCGGGAACATCAACCTCTCCGTGGGCAACGGCGCCGTCGATTTCGGCTTCGGACTCAAGACACTGGCCCACGCCGGTTACCAGGGGCACTTCTCCCTGGAACTGGAAACCAGAGACATCACGCACGACGAACGACCCGCTGCCGCCGCACGGGCCGGCCGCTTCATCACCGAATCGATCTAG
- a CDS encoding SDR family NAD(P)-dependent oxidoreductase: MSITTQRTAVITGATSDKGIGMTVAQRYAAEGWAVVILDLDGEKSAKVAADIGNQFAVPAYGHAVDVTSEDSVTAAHAAVAAEVAAGNLPAVGALANIAGITSPVPFLETTLELWNKVFAVNSTGTYLVTRAFLPDMIEQGWGRIVNMSSVSAQRGGGVFGKVPYSAAKAALLGFTKALAREVADKGVTVNAVTPGAVDTNIRVGSTDEQEAALAAAIPVGRTATTDEVAACITFLSSEDASYLTGTTMDINGGSHMH, translated from the coding sequence ATGTCGATCACAACCCAGCGCACCGCCGTCATCACCGGGGCCACCTCCGACAAAGGCATCGGCATGACCGTCGCGCAGCGCTACGCCGCCGAGGGCTGGGCCGTGGTGATCCTGGATCTCGACGGCGAGAAGAGCGCCAAGGTGGCCGCCGACATCGGCAACCAGTTCGCCGTGCCGGCCTACGGCCACGCCGTCGACGTCACCTCCGAGGACTCGGTGACCGCCGCCCACGCCGCCGTCGCCGCCGAGGTGGCCGCCGGCAATCTCCCCGCGGTCGGGGCGCTGGCCAACATCGCCGGCATCACCTCCCCCGTTCCGTTCCTGGAGACCACCCTCGAACTGTGGAACAAGGTGTTCGCGGTCAACTCCACCGGCACCTACCTGGTCACCAGGGCATTCCTGCCGGACATGATCGAGCAGGGCTGGGGCCGCATCGTGAACATGAGTTCGGTGTCCGCCCAGCGCGGCGGCGGCGTCTTCGGCAAGGTGCCCTACTCGGCGGCCAAGGCCGCGCTGCTGGGGTTCACCAAGGCGCTGGCCCGCGAGGTCGCGGACAAGGGTGTGACCGTCAACGCCGTCACCCCCGGAGCCGTCGACACCAACATCCGGGTGGGCTCCACCGACGAGCAGGAGGCCGCCCTGGCCGCCGCCATCCCGGTCGGCCGCACCGCCACCACCGATGAGGTGGCCGCCTGCATCACCTTCCTGTCCAGCGAGGACGCCAGCTACCTGACCGGCACCACCATGGACATCAACGGCGGCAGCCACATGCACTGA